A DNA window from Setaria viridis chromosome 2, Setaria_viridis_v4.0, whole genome shotgun sequence contains the following coding sequences:
- the LOC117845454 gene encoding UTP--glucose-1-phosphate uridylyltransferase, translated as MAAQTDAAKVTATVVSVDDKLAKLRGEVDKLDQIRQNEKTGFISLVSRYLTGEADQIEWSKIQTPTDEVVVPYDTIASPPEDLEETKKLLDKLVVLKLNGGLGTTMGCTGPKSVIEVRNGFTFLDLIVIQIESLNKKYGCNVPLLLMNSFNTHDDTQKIVEKYSNSDIEIHTFNQSQYPRIVTEDFSPLPSKGKAGKDGWYPPGHGDVFPSLNNSGKLDLLLAQGKEYVFVANSDNLGAIVDMKILNHLINNQNEYCMEVTPKTLADVKGGTLISYEGRVQLLEIAQVPDAHVDEFKSIEKFKIFNTNNLWVNLKAIKRLVEADALKMEIIPNPKEVDGVKVLQLETAAGAAIRFFDKAIGINVPRSRFLPVKATSDLLLVQSDLYTLVDGFVIRNPARTNPANPSITLGPEFKKVANFLARFKSIPSIVELDSLKVSGDVWFGSGITLKGEVNITAKSGVKLEIPDGVVLDNKDVNDPKDL; from the exons ATGGCCGCCCAAACCGACGCCGCCAAAGTCACCGCCACCGTGGTGTCGGTCGACGACAAGCTCGCGAAGCTTCGCGGCGAGGTCGACAAGCTCGACCAGATCAGGCAA AACGAGAAGACCGGGTTCATCAGCCTCGTCTCACGCTACCTCAC TGGGGAGGCGGATCAGATCGAGTGGAGCAAGATCCAGACCCCGACCGATGAGGTGGTGGTGCCGTACGATACCATCGCGTCGCCTCCCGAAG ATCTCGAGGAGACGAAGAAGCTGCTGGACAAGCTCGTTGTGCTCAAGCTTAATGGAGGGCTCGGGACGACCATGGGCTGCACTGGTCCCAA GTCTGTCATTGAGGTCCGCAATGGTTTCACATTCCTTGACCTTATTGTGATTCAAATTGAG TCTCTGAACAAGAAGTATGGATGCAATGTCCCTTTACTTCTGATGAACTCTTTCAACACTCATGACGACACACAGAAG ATTGTTGAGAAGTATTCCAACTCAGACATTGAAATTCACACTTTTAATCAG AGCCAGTATCCTCGCATTGTTACTGAAGACTTCTCACCACTTCCAAGCAAAGGGAAAGCTGGGAAGGATGGCTG GTATCCTCCAGGCCATGGTGATGTGTTCCCCTCTTTGAACAACAGTGGGAAACTTGACCTCTTATTGGCTCAG GGCAAGGAGTATGTCTTCGTTGCAAACTCAGACAACTTGGGTGCTATTGTTGACATGA AAATCCTGAACCATCTGATCAATAACCAGAACGAGTACTGCATGGAG GTTACTCCAAAGACTCTGGCTGATGTTAAAGGTGGTACCCTCATCTCTTATGAAGGAAGAGTTCAG CTTTTGGAGATTGCCCAAGTACCTGATGCGCAT GTGGATGAATTCAAATCAATTGAGAAGTTTAAGATATTCAACACTAACAACTT GTGGGTGAACCTTAAAGCTATCAAGAGACTTGTAGAAGCTGATGCACTTAAGATGGAAATTATTCCAAACCCTAAG GAAGTTGATGGTGTGAAAGTTCTTCAACTCGAAACTGCAGCTGGTGCAGCTATTCGG TTCTTTGACAAAGCGATTGGAATTAATGTTCCCCGCTCAAGGTTCCTCCCAGTGAAGGCTACATCTGATTTGTTGCTTGTGCAG TCTGATCTTTACACCTTGGTTGATGGCTTTGTCATCCGCAACCCTGCCAGAACGAATCCAGCTAACCCTTCGATTACGCTTGGACCTGAGTTCAAGAAG GTTGCCAATTTCCTTGCTCGGTTCAAGTCCATCCCCAGCATTGTCGAGCTTGACAGCTTGAAGGTTTCTGGTGACGTCTGGTTCGGCTCTGGAATTACACTCAAG GGCGAGGTTAACATCACCGCCAAGTCCGGAGTGAAGTTGGAGATACCAGATGGAGTTGTGCTTGACAACAAG GACGTCAATGACCCCAAGGATCTTTGA
- the LOC117845155 gene encoding histone H4, translating to MSGRGKGGKGLGKGGAKRHRKVLRDNIQGITKPAIRRLARRGGVKRISGLIYEETRGVLKIFLENVIRDAVTYTEHARRKTVTAMDVVYALKRQGRTLYGFGG from the coding sequence atgtcgggCAGGGGCAAGGGCGGCAAGGGGCTCGGCAAGGGCGGCGCGAAGCGTCACCGGAAGGTGCTTCGCGACAACATCCAGGGGATCACGAAGCCGGCGATCCGGAGGCTggcgaggaggggcggcgtgAAGCGCATCTCCGGGCTGATCTACGAGGAGACCCGTGGCGTGCTCAAGATCTTCCTCGAGAACGTCATCCGCGACGCCGTCACCTACACGGAGCACGCCCGCCGCAAGACCGTCACCGCCATGGACGTCGTCTACGCGCTCAAGCGCCAGGGTCGTACCCTCTACGGCTTCGGCGGCTAG